DNA from Candidatus Hydrogenedentota bacterium:
CATCCCGTGAAGCGTAGTTTGTCGTGCCAGCGTTGGCCCCTTGGGCATACGGACCCCCTCAACGACGGGCAGTTGTTCTCTCACCTGCCACCCGGCGGCTAAGATCTCACCCGTCGCCTGTGGTTTCTCCTCCGGAACTGAGGGAGAGGGCGATTACTGTTTGCACGTCGGCTGCGTCGACCCTTCCTGAGCCGTTGATGTCGCAATCATGTGTCCCCGGAATACCCAGCGCGGCGTTGATGACGAATTGCAGGTCGACTGCATCGACCTTGCCGTCGCTGTTTACGTCGCCCCTTATGCCTGTTGGGGACTCATCCTCGCCAGGCCCGTCGGAAGGCGTTTGTTCGTGTCCATCTGCGGAGCCCCCCGGTTCGTATACCACTTGTGCTTGTTGCTCAGCGACGGTAGTGCGATACAGTGCCTTGCCCGCAAGGCTGGTCACGCCTGTCTTGCCTGAGTCTGAGCGTATGCGCCAGGTCAGGTGAGCGAGCAGCGCAGGCGGCCAGATCCAGACGAAGCTCAGCTCGCCCGAGTCGCCCTGGATGGGCGCGATGGCAGGCGGTTCGGAGGCGTCAACGAAGCTCTCGAAGGTCCAGCCCGGCGGCAGCGTTTCTACCAGCCCCAGGGCGGAGATGGATTGTGATCCAACGCTTGTAAACGTTACTGTGACGTCTGAGGCGTCTCAATTGGCAACGATGTCACGTGTTGCGTACAGCGCTGGCGCTGGCGCACGCCGACCAGAAAGACGGTTAACCCGGCAGGCAAGACTATGGAGTCGATTTCGCATTCATCCCAGAAGACAAGGCACAGAAAGAGGTAAGGCGGAGCAATCAGAAGCCCCCTGATGTGGTAGACAGCCTCCAGAAGAGACCTTCTCACTGTTCTTTCTTTGGTGATTGACACGAGCTTTTTCAGGACGGCCTCCTTTCATCACGCAGGAAAACCGCGGCTACTTCTCGCTTCCTTCTTCTATTGTCACGGGACATCCGTCGGGCAAGCCGTAGCCGCCTTCAACGGCCACGATTTCACCAGCGGTCAGCCCCCCGACGATCTGCACCGCATCGAGTGTCCGTACGCCGGTTTGGACTTCTGTCTCGTAGGCTTTGTCATCGCGTATCACGGTAACTATGGCCATACCGTTGCGATCGGCCACCGCGGCTACCGGAACAACGAGGGTATCGGGGATCTCGGGTAGTTCAATGACGACGGATGCACTGAGCGCTGGCTGAAGCATTTCCATTTGATTATCCACGCGCACAAACGCATCGGTATCCCCGGATTGGGCATCTGCCTCTTGGGAAAGCCGCTCTAGCCTCCCTTCGAACGTCTGTTCGCCCAGCCAGTTCGCCCTGACTGTCGCCTTGGCTCCTTCCTGCACTTGTCCCCGGTATTTCGAGGGCACCCGCACCTGCACAAACAACGATGAAAGGTCGATCACTTCCCCCAGAGGTGTCGGCTGTTCCACGTACATCCCCTGGCGCGCTGAGAGCCTTGTGACTACCCCGTCGATAAGCGATCGTATCAAGCACTGTTCAACGGCCAATTCCTGTGCTGCCACTTCCGCCTGGGCTCCGGCCAGCTTGGCCTTGGCATCGTCGATCATCTCCTGGCGGGAACCACTCTGGGCCAGCTTTGCCCGTTGTTGTGCGGCGTTAGCGGCCGCCTCGCTGCTTGCGGCCGCTGCCTTGGCCTGCTCCAACTGAACATTGGATATTTCGCCTTTCTCGAATAACGGTTCGAGCGCTTTCAGCTTTATTCGCTGCGATTCCGCACCCGCTTCGGCGTTGTACGCCTCTTGCCGGGCGACCTCGATTTCTTGCGGCAACGGTCCCCCTTCCACCATCGCCAGACTTGCCTCTGCTTCTTTCAGCGCCGCCTTGGCCTTATCCAGTTCAGCGTCGTGTGCGCGGTGATCAAGCACCACCAGTACCTGGCCGGCCTTGACTTTGGCGCCTTCATGCACGTTCACCGTCTGCACCAGACCCGCTATGGCCGACGACAGCACGGCGGTCTGTTCCGGTATGGGCACGAGCGTTCCTACCATGTTGAGCGTCGGCCAAATTGATTGGGTGTGTGCTGTGGTTACTTGGACTACAGCCGTTGGCTGTATTTCTTCCTCGTCACTCTTAGTGGTCGTAGCCCCACAGGCCGAGAGTAGCGCCGGAAAGACAAGAACGACCATTAGAACAAGACGTTTCACGCGTAGTTCCTCCTGCCCTGCGTCCGGCCCAACGTCCGGACAAGCAGGTAATAGACCGTGGGTGTTGCCACCAGCGAAAGAACGAGCGAGACACAGAGGGCTCCTATAACGCCCACCGCAAGCGGCCGCAGCATGTCGGCCCCGGCCCCCACACCGTACGCCAGCGGCAGCAGGCCGAGGAACGCCGTCAATGACGTCATCAACACCGGCCGTAACCTGCGCCGGCCTGATTGTACGAGCGCCTCGTTCAGCGGCAGGCCCCTACGCTGGAGCTGTTCCACGAAGTCCAACATTAGAATGCCGTTCTTGGCTACGATTCCAAAACCAATGATGGCCCCGAGAAACGAGACAATGTTCATGGACAAGCCCGTCAGCCACAGCGCGCCCACAACACCCGGCAGCGCCAACACCGCGCCGGTCACGATGGCCAGCGGATGGAGGAGAGTCCCAAACTCAAACACGAGAACCGCGAACACCAGCAAGACCGCCATGATGAGGACACGTGTGAGGTTGGCAAACGATTCCTGCTGCTGCTGGTACAGGCCCCCAAACTCGATGCTGGCGTTGGACGGGATTTGGACGTGCTCACGGATGGCCTTTTTGATGGCTGCAATACCGCCCCTCAAGTCGATGCCGGAGAATCGCCCAGAGACGGCGACAAACTGCCGCTGGTCTTCCCGATGCATCTCGAGCAGCCCCGCCTCATGCTCAAGATTGGAGATGTCATTCAAGGTGACACGCGTCCCCTCCTGCGACCTCAACGGCATCAGCGATATGTCCTGTTCCCGCCGCCGATACGCTGGGTCTGCCACTACCCGGACTGCCACCACGCGATCGCCCTCGAGCACGTACGACGCCTCTTCCCCCTCCAGCGCGGTCTCGACCTCTTCGCCCAGTTGCGATGCCGTGAAGCCCGCTCGCGCCGCTGCCGGCGGCACTACCCTGAAGACTGAAGACGGGCCCGCCACGATCAACCCGGCACTGACATCTACCACGCCCGGTATTTGTTCAATGTTCTCCGCTATTTCAGGCGCAAGCGATCTCAGTGTCTCGGCGTCCGCGCTGAAGATTTTGATTTCGACGGGTTCAGGCGACCAGGTGAGGTCACCAATCAAGTCGGCCAAGATGCCGGGAAACTCGAGTTCGAGTGCCGGTTCGGACGCCTCAACCTGTTCACGAATGGTCTCGACGACTTCCTCGGTGGTTTTTTGACGGTCCGGCTTGAGCTTGACGAGGAAATCGCCGGTGTTGGGTTCTGTCGCGGCAAAACCCAACTCGGCGCCCGTCCTCCGCGAATAACTCTCGACTTCCGGGGTTTCGCAGAGGATTCGTTCGATATGCCGCATCATTCGATCTGTTTCAGACAGACTCGTCCCGGCGGGGCTGACATAATCGAGGACAAACGCGCTTTCCTCCATCGTTGGCAGGAAATCGCTATCGGTATTCCTGTAAATAAGGATACCGGCCGTCACCACCATCACCATACAGGCTAGGGCTGTGGCACCGTGTCTCACGGACTGCCGCACCACGCGTTCGTATATTCCGATGATGCGCCGCAGAACCGGCCCACCCTGCTCCAACTCGTCACGCGTCTCGCCCACGCGCCCCCGAAACAGATAGATGCCCAGCACCGGTGTAAGTGTCAGAGCCAGGAACAGCGATATCAGCAGCGACACCGCCATCGTAAATGCCAGCGCCCGGAAAAACACACCCGGCACGCCATCCAGAAACGCCAGCGGAAGGAACACAACAACGGGCGTTATGGTGCTCCCCACCAACGCGGGGCCCACTTCATGAATCACGAGCTGAATCGATTCCCGCAGTCTGTGGCCAGCGCACTGCTTGGTATACATGGCCTCGACCACGACGATGGCATCGTCTATGATCAACCCTATGGCCGCCGCGATTCCCCCCAGCGTCATCAGATTGAAACTCATTCCCGCCCCGTACATCACGGCCACGGTCATCAGCAGGCAGGCCGGAATCGCTACGATGGCCACCAGCGTCGTCTTGGCACTTCGCAAGAACAGATATAGAACCGCCACCGACAACAGCAGCCCAAACGCGATACTTTCCCAGACGCTCCTCAAACCTTCGCGCACGAACAGGGACTGATCGTAAAACAGTGCCAGATTTATATCCGCCGGTTGGCTCAACCGAATGGATTTCAGTTCTTCGTGCAGTGCGTCGGCAATCGCGACGGTGTTGCCGCCCGGCTGGCTGTATACGTTCAGCAGGACCGCTTCGACGCCGTCCGCCGAAACAATCTTGTAGCTGGGGGCCGCGCCCCGTTCGACCTTCGCAACGTCTCTTACCAGAACCGGTGCGCCGTTTTCGCAAGCCACCGGGATGTCCTCAATCTCGGACGGTTTCCTCACCCGCCCATCCACCATGGCCAGGTAGAGTTGGCGGTTTTCTTCATGCAGGCCGGCCGGCGTGAACACGTTTGTCTGCTTGATGGCGTCCGTTACCTGTGTGAGGGCGAGGTGATGGGCGTTCAGCCGGGTCGGGTCCACCACGACGTGATATTCCGGTTCCTTGCCTCCCACCAGATCAACCCGGGCCACGCCTTTGAGGCGCAGTAGCCGTGGTTTGATGTCATACTCTGCCCGTTCCCACAAATCCGTAATGGCATGCGACGGGCCGGTCAGACTGATCCCGATGATGGGAAACGACGAGAACGTCAGGCGTTCGACGGTGTATTCGGCCGTGGCAGGCAGCTCGTTCCGAACTTGCGACAGCCGTCCCAGCACGTACAGTTCCGCTTGGACCATGTCCGTGCTCCAGTCAAAATACACGCTTACTTCGGCCGAACCGCGCCCCGTGGTTGAGCGGATGGTGATCGTGCCCGGCGTGCCTTTCATGGCTTCTTCGATCGGCCGAGTGACCGTCGCCATCATCTCGTCGGCGGGCATCACTCCGTTGTCAATAAGAAGAACCACGCGGGGAAAGTCCGTCTGCGGAAATACGGCCGCCGGCATACGAAACGCCGCATACACCCCGACGAGGCACAAGACCAGCGACACAAACAGGATGATCTTCCTGTGACGCACCACGTAGCTCGAGCGGGGCTCTGCGCCTGGCGTAGCGGAAAGAAGCGACATCAGCGTGCCGCTCCCTTGGCATTGTCAGACGACGCCCCTTGTGGCGGCGGCTGGTCCGGCAGGCCGGCCAACGTCCCACCTACCGCCTTCTCCAGATCAGCCAGGGCCACAGCGTAATCGCCCGCTACCGTGATGGAGGCCTGGCGTTGTTCGTTGAGGTTCTGCTGCGCCAGCAACAGGGTCAGCACCGTCTCCTCGCCTGCTTCATACATCCGCTGGGCCGTGTCCACGTTTTTTCCGGCGAGTGGCACGGCTTCCTGTAGCGACACCCGCAGCAACTCTTGGGAAGCCCGAACCGTCGCCGCAGCCCGCCGCACTTCCTCGACCACCTCCAGCAAGAGCTCCTCGTAATCCTTTTGCTTCTGTGCAAACTGGAATCGCGCCTTAGCTATCTGGGCACGGTTCTGGTCAAAGACAGGCAGGGTCAGCTCGAGGCTGGGTCCCAGCAACAGGTCGATATTCTGACTCTTCTCCAATTCGCGGTCTCGGTGCGCCTCGAATTGCTGCAAGGCATAATCTTGGAGGGCCTGGCTTGGATTGGTGAAATCAAACTCGCTCGCTGGCGGTTTCAGGCTTCGCGGGGCACGCATTTCCGTCCTTTCCGCCTCGATACCCAGCGACACACCCGGCAGCGCCGCGCGTCGTTGCCGCTGGATTTCCCTGGCGGCCGTATCCATGTCGAGCGATGCGACGCGCACGTCCAGCCGTGTTTTCCACGCCAACTCGATCAGCGCCTGATCATCGGGAATTGGTTCCGCGGACGACGGCAGCGTATCAACCAGGTTCACTTCCGCCTGATCCGCTGCCAAGCCAAGCAGGTGCTCGAGCGCCGCCGCATTGACCTTTGCGTCCCGGCGGGCGGACTCCAGGTTGATCATTCCCTGCAAGACGTCCGAGCGGACTAGGTTGAGATCCAGGATGGTGGACTCGCCCGCGTTGAACCGGCTCTCCGCCAAGTCCGCCGAACGCTTAAGCAACGCTACGTTCTCCGCTACCACCTTCTCGTTTTCCTGCACAACACACAGTTGGCAGTAAGCGATCTTCACCTGCGCCGCGAGGTCAACGGCGGAATGCACGACAGTCATTACAGCCTGTTCCAATTGGTCCCGTGCAATCCGTTTGTGCACGGGGAGCTGCCAGATCTCCATCAGATCCTGGGCCAGCCCAAACGCCAGGTTAGAACGGCCGCCGCCTTCCGGAAAACGCGCACTTAACATCAAGGTGGGGTTCGTCAGCAGGCCCGATTGAACCAGTTCGGCCCGGGAAACGCCGATTTCCTGAAATTGCGATTGAAACGCCTTGTTGTTCAGAAGGGCGACGCTCACCGCTTCCTCCGCGGTCAGGCCACCCTCCAACAGCTTGTTCACTTTCTGGATGACCTCCGATTCACTCGAAGGATCGTAAACATCATCACTGCCTGTTCGCGCGCGGATCATGGCGCTGGCCTGCGAGTAGTTATCTTGCGGGCGCACGGTAGCGCAGCCACTGACCAGGACGGTCAACATAACAATCAAGACCAGCCGCTTGTCATTCTCCATCGTGCCGCAGCCTAACCTGTCCGATACGAGGCAAATCGATCAAGAACCCCAGTTCGCATCTCAAGAAGACAGAAGTCAATTTACGGCGGCAGTATTGCCGCGGCCTTGCGCAATCATTGCCCCTTGGCAATGTTTTGCGAATCCATCGCAGGCAAGTGCACATTGAACACGGTTCCCCGCCCAAGCACACTGCGGGCTTCGACCCGCCCATCGTGCATCTTTACGATCCCCTGCACCAAGCCCAGTCCCAAGCCATTGCCCGGCTTTGAGCGACTGCGGTCAGCCCGGTAGAAGCGTTCAAATATATGTGGCAGATCCTGCTTGGAAATGCCGACTCCCGTATCTTCAACAACGATCAGCACCTCGTCACCTTGATGCGTTACTCGTATATTGATGCCCCCCCCTGAGCTCGTGTACTTGAGCGCGTTGTCCAGTAGGTTGGCCACCGCCTGCTGCAGCCGGCCCCGGTCGCCGAACACCTCCGCCGGCCCTGCTATCTCCACGTTCATCTTGATTCCTCGGTCTTCGGCGGCCGGCTCAAACAATTCGCAGCTGTCCGCAACCAGAGCGGCGCAATCTACCGGTTCTGCATCAAGCCGGGCCACGCCTGATTCCATCTCGGAAATCGCAAGCATCGAGTGGACCATCGCCAGAAGTCCGTCGCACGCCTCGACGATCTCGGCCACCGTCTCCCGATGCTGCTCGAGCGTAGCCCCGTTTGTAATGGCCATTTCTGCGACGCCACGAATTCTCGTCAGCGGGCTGCGGAGTTCATGCGCAATGCTGTCGTTCAACCCCTTGGCTTCCTGGATAAGCGTCGCAATTCGGGCCAGCATCGTGTTGAAAACCTGCCCCAGCCGGTCGATTTCCCGCCCATGCCCCGTATTCGTGATTCGGCGGGTCATCTCTCCCCGTGTTATGTCCTCCGCCACGGCCGTCAGGGCCTGCACGCCCTGCATCGCCCGCCGCGCTATCCACCAAGCCGCGAATAACGCCGCCAGAAGCGATACCGCAAACACCTCCAGGCAACGCTGCCGGTACGTTGCCAGCACGATCTCGTTGTGTTCCGTGTCCACCCCCATCAGCACCCACAGGTCCGGCGCAAGCTGGCCGTAAATGGACCGGCCGTGTCTGCCGCTCCCCGTGTCTTCGAAACCGGCAAAGACCGGCAGGGCTTCACGAGCGAGGTCAGGGGGCGTCGTAGCCGTTGGGTTCCAGTACGAGAGATCGCTCGTGAGAACTTCTCCCCCCTTCCCGTCAAACGCCCGGATAAACACCTGGCTCTTGCCTTTGGCAGACTCTTCCAGCGCTACTTCCCGCCGCAGCGCGTCCAGCCCGCCCCCCTGATATATGGATTGAAATTCCCGGAATTCCGCGAACAGGCCCTGGTCCACGTTAGATTGCAGTGCGTGCGCCAGGTATCCGTAGAGCAGAAGAAAAGCCGCCAGCGTTGTGAACGCGATGATGGCGCCAGAAAGCAGCGTCAGGCGCGACTTGACGCTGTCGAAAAACCTATACCTCGGTGCGGATAACATACCCGACCCCCCGAATGGTATGGATGTATGGACGGGTGAATCCCTCGTCTATCTTGTCTCGCAGCCGGCTCAGCCGCGATTCCACCACATTGGTCTGGGGGTCGAAGTCGTATCCCCACACATGCTCCATGATCATTGTTTTTGATACCACCCGGTTCGCATTGCGCATCAGGTAAAGCAACAAGGCAAATTCCCGCGGCTGCAACTCGATGCGCTTGCCCTCGCGCCGGGCTTCGTGCTTGAGCACGTCCAGCGTCAGGTCCCCGACTGTGTACAATGTTGGTTCCGAGCTGCCCTGAGCCCGGCGGACCAGCGACTGAAGGCGTGCTATCAGCTCCGAAAACGCAAACGGCTTCGTCAGATAATCATCGCCACCCGCCCGGAGCCCCGCCACGCGGTCGTCTACCTTCTGTTTGGCGCTCAGGATGAGGATCGGCGTCTTCACGCCTTCGTCACGCACCTTCTGGATGACCGCGAGCCCATCCATCTTAGGCATCATGATATCCAGCACTGCCACGTCATACTGTCGCGAAACCAGCAGTCCCCAAGCCTCTTCCCCGTCGGACCCAACGTCTACGACAAAACCTTCCTGTTTAAGGCCATTGACCAGAAACGACAAGATCTTCTCATCGTCGTCCACAACAAGTACTCGCATCAGAACCTCCGGACTCGGCGGAAACAACGCCGCGGCGGACGGATTGCGCCGAAACGACGTATCTTTTAAGTATACGC
Protein-coding regions in this window:
- a CDS encoding dockerin type I domain-containing protein, whose amino-acid sequence is MTSLAGKALYRTTVAEQQAQVVYEPGGSADGHEQTPSDGPGEDESPTGIRGDVNSDGKVDAVDLQFVINAALGIPGTHDCDINGSGRVDAADVQTVIALSLSSGGETTGDG
- a CDS encoding efflux RND transporter periplasmic adaptor subunit, with product MVVLVFPALLSACGATTTKSDEEEIQPTAVVQVTTAHTQSIWPTLNMVGTLVPIPEQTAVLSSAIAGLVQTVNVHEGAKVKAGQVLVVLDHRAHDAELDKAKAALKEAEASLAMVEGGPLPQEIEVARQEAYNAEAGAESQRIKLKALEPLFEKGEISNVQLEQAKAAAASSEAAANAAQQRAKLAQSGSRQEMIDDAKAKLAGAQAEVAAQELAVEQCLIRSLIDGVVTRLSARQGMYVEQPTPLGEVIDLSSLFVQVRVPSKYRGQVQEGAKATVRANWLGEQTFEGRLERLSQEADAQSGDTDAFVRVDNQMEMLQPALSASVVIELPEIPDTLVVPVAAVADRNGMAIVTVIRDDKAYETEVQTGVRTLDAVQIVGGLTAGEIVAVEGGYGLPDGCPVTIEEGSEK
- a CDS encoding efflux RND transporter permease subunit — protein: MSLLSATPGAEPRSSYVVRHRKIILFVSLVLCLVGVYAAFRMPAAVFPQTDFPRVVLLIDNGVMPADEMMATVTRPIEEAMKGTPGTITIRSTTGRGSAEVSVYFDWSTDMVQAELYVLGRLSQVRNELPATAEYTVERLTFSSFPIIGISLTGPSHAITDLWERAEYDIKPRLLRLKGVARVDLVGGKEPEYHVVVDPTRLNAHHLALTQVTDAIKQTNVFTPAGLHEENRQLYLAMVDGRVRKPSEIEDIPVACENGAPVLVRDVAKVERGAAPSYKIVSADGVEAVLLNVYSQPGGNTVAIADALHEELKSIRLSQPADINLALFYDQSLFVREGLRSVWESIAFGLLLSVAVLYLFLRSAKTTLVAIVAIPACLLMTVAVMYGAGMSFNLMTLGGIAAAIGLIIDDAIVVVEAMYTKQCAGHRLRESIQLVIHEVGPALVGSTITPVVVFLPLAFLDGVPGVFFRALAFTMAVSLLISLFLALTLTPVLGIYLFRGRVGETRDELEQGGPVLRRIIGIYERVVRQSVRHGATALACMVMVVTAGILIYRNTDSDFLPTMEESAFVLDYVSPAGTSLSETDRMMRHIERILCETPEVESYSRRTGAELGFAATEPNTGDFLVKLKPDRQKTTEEVVETIREQVEASEPALELEFPGILADLIGDLTWSPEPVEIKIFSADAETLRSLAPEIAENIEQIPGVVDVSAGLIVAGPSSVFRVVPPAAARAGFTASQLGEEVETALEGEEASYVLEGDRVVAVRVVADPAYRRREQDISLMPLRSQEGTRVTLNDISNLEHEAGLLEMHREDQRQFVAVSGRFSGIDLRGGIAAIKKAIREHVQIPSNASIEFGGLYQQQQESFANLTRVLIMAVLLVFAVLVFEFGTLLHPLAIVTGAVLALPGVVGALWLTGLSMNIVSFLGAIIGFGIVAKNGILMLDFVEQLQRRGLPLNEALVQSGRRRLRPVLMTSLTAFLGLLPLAYGVGAGADMLRPLAVGVIGALCVSLVLSLVATPTVYYLLVRTLGRTQGRRNYA
- a CDS encoding TolC family protein, with the translated sequence MENDKRLVLIVMLTVLVSGCATVRPQDNYSQASAMIRARTGSDDVYDPSSESEVIQKVNKLLEGGLTAEEAVSVALLNNKAFQSQFQEIGVSRAELVQSGLLTNPTLMLSARFPEGGGRSNLAFGLAQDLMEIWQLPVHKRIARDQLEQAVMTVVHSAVDLAAQVKIAYCQLCVVQENEKVVAENVALLKRSADLAESRFNAGESTILDLNLVRSDVLQGMINLESARRDAKVNAAALEHLLGLAADQAEVNLVDTLPSSAEPIPDDQALIELAWKTRLDVRVASLDMDTAAREIQRQRRAALPGVSLGIEAERTEMRAPRSLKPPASEFDFTNPSQALQDYALQQFEAHRDRELEKSQNIDLLLGPSLELTLPVFDQNRAQIAKARFQFAQKQKDYEELLLEVVEEVRRAAATVRASQELLRVSLQEAVPLAGKNVDTAQRMYEAGEETVLTLLLAQQNLNEQRQASITVAGDYAVALADLEKAVGGTLAGLPDQPPPQGASSDNAKGAAR
- a CDS encoding ATP-binding protein is translated as MLSAPRYRFFDSVKSRLTLLSGAIIAFTTLAAFLLLYGYLAHALQSNVDQGLFAEFREFQSIYQGGGLDALRREVALEESAKGKSQVFIRAFDGKGGEVLTSDLSYWNPTATTPPDLAREALPVFAGFEDTGSGRHGRSIYGQLAPDLWVLMGVDTEHNEIVLATYRQRCLEVFAVSLLAALFAAWWIARRAMQGVQALTAVAEDITRGEMTRRITNTGHGREIDRLGQVFNTMLARIATLIQEAKGLNDSIAHELRSPLTRIRGVAEMAITNGATLEQHRETVAEIVEACDGLLAMVHSMLAISEMESGVARLDAEPVDCAALVADSCELFEPAAEDRGIKMNVEIAGPAEVFGDRGRLQQAVANLLDNALKYTSSGGGINIRVTHQGDEVLIVVEDTGVGISKQDLPHIFERFYRADRSRSKPGNGLGLGLVQGIVKMHDGRVEARSVLGRGTVFNVHLPAMDSQNIAKGQ
- a CDS encoding response regulator transcription factor, producing MRVLVVDDDEKILSFLVNGLKQEGFVVDVGSDGEEAWGLLVSRQYDVAVLDIMMPKMDGLAVIQKVRDEGVKTPILILSAKQKVDDRVAGLRAGGDDYLTKPFAFSELIARLQSLVRRAQGSSEPTLYTVGDLTLDVLKHEARREGKRIELQPREFALLLYLMRNANRVVSKTMIMEHVWGYDFDPQTNVVESRLSRLRDKIDEGFTRPYIHTIRGVGYVIRTEV